In Diorhabda carinulata isolate Delta chromosome 6, icDioCari1.1, whole genome shotgun sequence, a single genomic region encodes these proteins:
- the LOC130895641 gene encoding peroxidase-like: MINIYIMYTVYILSFIVNVFAATAQNDYYKSEIFQDVFGYKPYKTLGSSTINGNRFPTSYSEARFLKTSTSNQEIIQLGCGTVPDTCPDTNYRSYDGSCNNLRNPIWGTPNTPYNRLLPANYEDGIQDPVLSKSGKELPLARSVSLLLYPDVPIEDPIFTLNTMQYGQIITHDLSMTAGSTQTQHYKTRCCSEDGQLLELADMPEHCFPMRLPPNDPAHLNDNVKCMSFDRTITNRDRNCVKGNSPAEQLTSVNHFLDLSLVYGNDDETNHQLREFKGGRLRYDTRKGNQWPPRAANASGTCRLNKPKDACYFAGDSRINQNPQLALLHVILLREHNRIADKLSELNPHWDDETTFQEARKICIAEHQYITYYEWLPYFIGVERALAHGLIWKTEGFVNDYNENVDPTVLNEHSTAALRNFHTLIAGKLDLVTEERYSQSFMRFTDVLRRPYVIESNNTFDDLLRGLTSQPQSASDQFHDSEITQFLFREDNETFGIDLRATDIQRNRDHGLGSYNDYRQLWKKPRANTFEDLLDTISQENILKLSQLYEHPDDIDLIVGGSLEKNLKDALVGPTFLNIIIEQFYRTRVGDRFWFENNGPLGFTLPQLQEIRKSSISKLLCDNGHHIVNMQPRGFEKISPSNPLTSCESLPSIDLSHWKDQQYFQKIDDDFSINHNKYLFK, from the exons ATATCATGTATACAGTTTACATATTATCTTTCATTGTAAACGTATTCGCCGCGACTGCGCAAAACGATTATtacaaaagtgaaatttttcaagaCGTATTCGGTTACAAACCGTACAAAACCCTCGGTTCTAGTACAATTAACGG CAACCGTTTTCCAACTTCATATTCTGAAGCACGTTTTCTGAAAACTTCAACATCAAACCAAGAAATTATTCAACTGGGATGCGGTACTGTTCCCGATACCTGTCCAGATACAAACTACCGATCTTATGATGGTTCTTGTAATAATTTACGTAATCCGATTTGGGGTACACCGAATACTCCATATAACAGATTGTTACCAGCAAATTACGAGGACg GTATTCAGGATCCAGTTTTGTCTAAAAGCGGTAAAGAACTACCTCTGGCACGATCAGTTAGCCTTTTATTGTACCCCGATGTTCCAATCGAAGATCCCATATTTACTTTAAACACCATGCAGTACGGACAAATAATAACGCACGATCTAAGTATGACTGCAGGAAGTACTCAAACAC AACATTACAAAACGAGATGTTGTTCCGAAGATGGTCAACTTTTGGAATTGGCTGATATGCCTGAACATTGTTTCCCAATGCGTTTACCTCCCAACGATCCGGCACATCTAAATGATAACGTTAAATGCATGAGTTTCGATAGAACTATTACTAACAGGGATAGGAATTGTGTTAAAGGAAATTCTCCAGCTGAACAG CTAACTTCAGTGAACCACTTCTTAGATTTATCGCTCGTATACGGTAACGATGATGAAACAAATCATCAATTGAGAGAATTCAAAGGTGGTAGACTACGTTATGATACTAGAAAAGGAAATCAATGGCCGCCAAGAGCTGCCAACGCATCAGGTACTTGTCGACTGAACAAACCTAAAGACGCTTGTTACTTCGCAG GTGACTCTCGAATCAATCAAAATCCTCAACTGGCTCTTCTCCATGTAATCCTCCTGAGAGAACATAACAGAATAGCCGATAAACTATCCGAACTTAACCCCCATTGGGACGACGAAACTACATTCCAAGAAGCTAGGAAAATTTGTATAGCTGAACATCAGTACATTACGTATTATGAATGGTTACCGTATTTCATTGGGGTCGAAAGGGCACTTGCTCACGGACTTATTTGGAAAACTGAAGGTTTTGTTAACGATTATAATGAAAACGTAGATCCAACTGTTTTGAATGAACATTCGACGGCGGCATTGAGAAATTTCCATACATTGATTGCTGGTAAACTTGA TTTAGTGACCGAAGAAAGATATTCCCAATCTTTCATGCGTTTCACAGATGTCTTGAGACGTCCATATGTCATCGAAAGCAATAATACTTTCGATGATCTACTTCGGGGGCTCACATCGCAACCTCAATCCGCATCCGACCAATTTCATGATAGTGAG ataactcAGTTTTTATTTAGAGAAGATAATGAAACATTTGGTATCGATTTACGAGCCACTGATATTCAGAGAAATAGAGATCACGGGTTGGGATCTTATAATGACTATAGGCAACTCTGGAAGAAACCCAGAGCTAATACTTTCGAAGATCTATTAGACACCATAAGTCAAGAG aatattttgaaattgtccCAACTGTACGAACATCCGGATGATATTGATTTGATTGTTGGGGGatctttggaaaaaaatttgaaagatgcTCTGGTCGGTCCCACTTTCttaaatattattatcgaaCAATTTTACCGAACTAGGGTAGGGGACAGATTTTGGTTTGAAAACAACGGACCTCTTGGATTTACGTTGCCGCAACTACAGGAAATTAGAAAATCcagtatttcaaaattgttgtgCGATAACGGACATCACATCGTTAACATGCAACCAAGaggatttgaaaaaatatctccAAG taatCCACTAACATCGTGTGAATCGTTGCCATCTATAGATCTATCGCACTGGAAAGaccaacaatattttcaaaaaatcgatgATGATTTCTCGATAAATCACAATAAATAcctattcaaataa
- the LOC130895642 gene encoding sesquipedalian-1-like: MKINEKNLCAFAVSATPIDKEGYLNKRGEVNKNFQKRYFVLKGNLLFYFDKKGDKEPVGVIILEGCSIELAEDDAQYSFKIEFHGLNNRSYILGAESQESMEQWMKALACAGYDYMKLMVTELQRQLDDVEETPMPITPTQSTGSPVPPPRTRHNPFNRPDNPHQRSHSLRSSNSAASRMGDSRYPDASLANGTSKFTITFRELHNSHGRPILKDYNYWKYQQKEKHDNCVDNLISF, translated from the exons ATGAagataaacgaaaaaaatctatGCGCGTTTGCGGTTTCTGCTACTCCAATCGATAAAGAaggatatttaaataaaagaggggaagtgaacaaaaatttccaaaaaaggtattttgttttgaaaggaaacttattattttattttgataaaaaaggtGATAAGGAACCAGTTGGTGTTATTATTTTAGAAGGTTGTTCTATAG AACTAGCAGAAGATGACGCTCAGTATAGCTTCAAAATAGAATTTCATGGGCTTAACAATCGAAGTTATATCTTGGGAGCCGAATCCCAAGAATCTATGGAACAATGGATGAAAGCCTTAGCTTGTGCTGGTTAtgattatatgaaattaatggTAACTGAGCTACAAAGACAGTTGGATGATGTAGAAG AGACGCCTATGCCGATTACACCTACACAGTCTACAGGTTCACCTGTTCCACCACCTAGGACGAGACATAATCCTTTTAATAGACCTGATAATCCCCATCAACGATCACATAGTCTAAGATCCAGTAATTCAGCCGCTA GTCGAATGGGGGATTCAAGGTATCCAGATGCAAGTTTAGCGAATGGTACTTCAAAATTTACAATAACATTTCGGGAATTACACAATTCTCACGGAAGACCAATTTTAAAGGAttataattattggaaatatcaacaaaaagaaaaacacgATAACTGTGTAGATAACCTTATAAGTTTTTAA
- the LOC130894963 gene encoding nucleolar complex protein 4 homolog A, translating to MSQIEKPIKISKQLRLRVQEFLMCRNEPDKLQEIVHYFDNGADQLSCLLSLELIFTNMLKDRDMFIEIIPLKPVENTPENQYKQWLKFMYGEIYAKILSTMENGSHKLQTQGLSTAMNLLSYEGKYPLETKEFLDNYVPLSKLKSILMKLLSNKQNNHHLINKYTEYLLFDDILFFTWKILPSLTAKSNPNEIYILNYLSLLEKLQVHQNVETKILCGEENANFFTFDETVTVKCLNKIWHCVMHWEHSIQTHKQMLILLLEKIMTHLEKPLLLTDFLMDSLDVGGPISLLALQGIFTMIQVHNLDYPNIFTKLYSMFEPEIFHTKYKARLFYLSDLFLSSTHLPENLVAAFAKRMARLALIAPSEDIIIICHFIGNLILRHPGMKCLLNNVEHDTANTDPYIMEERDPTKSNAINSSLWEIKTLQNHVLPSVSTAAKFINTPLPSVEWDLSKVLDKTGDDMFDKEVKKFSKLIVLQFEKPNGASIGRGERILQFWEL from the exons ATGTCTCAGATAGAGAAACCAATTAAAATATCTAAGCAATTAAGATTACGTGTCCAGGAATTCCTTATGTGCAGGAATGAACCCGataaattacaagaaattgTTCACTATTTTGATAATGGGGCGGATCAACTTTCATGTTTGCTATCATTAGAGTTGATATTTACAAATATGCTTAAAGATAGGGATATGTTTATAGAGATAATTCCGCTGAAACCGGTAGAAAATACGCCCGAAAATCAATATAAACAGTGGCTGAAATTTATGTATGGAGAAATATATGCGAAAATTTTGAGCACAATGGAAAATGGCTCTCATAAATTACAGACACaag gTTTATCAACTGCTATGAATTTACTTTCATATGAAGGCAAATACCCTTTAGAAACCAAAGAATTTCTCGACAATTACGTACCACTTAGCAAACTGAAATCCATTCTTATGAAGTTACTTTCAAATAAGCAAAATAATCAccatttgattaataaatacactgaatatttgttgtttgaTGACATATTATTCTTCACATGGAAAATTTTACCTTCTCTAACTGCAAAGTCCaatccaaatgaaatatatatcttaaattatttatcattacttgaaaaattacaagtgcatcaaaatgttgaaacaaaaattctttgcGGAGAAGAAAATG caaattttttcacatttgatGAAACAGTAACGgtgaaatgtttaaataaaatatggcaTTGTGTTATGCATTGGGAACATAGTATTCAGACTCACAAGCAAATGTTGATTTtactattagaaaaaataatgacgCACCTAGAAAAACCTCTATTACTCACAGACTTTCTGATGGATTCTTTAGACGTTGGCGGACCTATTAGCCTCCTTGCTCTCCAAGGCATATTTACAATGATTCAG GTACACAATTTGGACTATcctaatatatttacaaaattgtatTCAATGTTCGAACCGGAAATTTTTCATACCAAGTATAAAGCTAGACTGTTCTATTTATCAGATTTGTTTTTGAGTTCTACTCATCTACCAGAGAATTTAGTTGCCGCTTTTGCTAAAAGAATGGCAAGATTAGCGTTGATAGCGCCTTCGGaggatattattataatttgtcaTTTCATTGGGAATCTCATCCTTAG ACACCCAGGtatgaaatgtttattaaacaaTGTAGAACATGATACAGCAAATACAGATCCCTACATAATGGAAGAAAGAGATCCAACCAAATCTAACGCTATCAATAGTTCGTTATGGGAAATTAAAACATTACAAAACCATGTATTGCCAAGTGTTTCTACAGCTGCCAAATTCATAAATACCCCTCTACCATCGGTCGAATGGGATCTAAGTAAAGTTTTGGATAAAACTGGGGATGATATGTTCGATAAGGAAGTGAAAAAGTTCAGTAAATTGATAGTTTTACAATTCGAGAAGCCAAACGGTGCTTCTATAGGAAGAGGAGAGCGTATCTTACAATTTTGGGAATTGTAA